One Mycobacterium marseillense DNA window includes the following coding sequences:
- the istB gene encoding IS21-like element helper ATPase IstB, whose amino-acid sequence MTPTPRTGKPTTTTEESPSAAASRYQQLRSHLAELKLAAAAEALPAVLDQATAEGLSLTVALERLLAVEVEASTARRLAGRLRFACIPTPATLADFDVDAAAGIDRKLIDELGTCRYLESATNILLIGPPGTGKTHLSVGLARAAAHAGYRTYFTTAADLAARCHRAAIEGRWATTMRFFAGPTLLVIDELGYLPLPAEAASALFQVVSQRYLKTSIVITTNRGVGAWGDILGDTTVAAAMLDRLLHRSVVINLDGESYRLRDHHAAAETLRRTTTGTRQQLH is encoded by the coding sequence ATGACCCCCACCCCGCGCACCGGAAAGCCCACCACCACGACCGAGGAATCGCCGTCGGCGGCGGCGAGCCGCTATCAGCAGTTGCGTTCGCATCTGGCCGAGCTCAAACTGGCCGCGGCCGCCGAAGCCCTACCGGCGGTGCTCGACCAGGCCACCGCTGAGGGGCTGTCGCTGACCGTTGCCTTGGAGCGGCTGCTGGCCGTCGAGGTCGAGGCTTCCACCGCCCGCCGACTGGCCGGGCGGCTGCGGTTCGCCTGCATACCCACCCCGGCCACCCTGGCCGATTTCGATGTCGATGCCGCCGCCGGGATCGACCGCAAGCTGATCGACGAGCTGGGCACCTGCCGCTACCTGGAATCGGCGACCAACATCCTGCTCATCGGCCCGCCCGGGACCGGCAAGACGCACCTATCCGTCGGGTTGGCAAGGGCCGCAGCCCATGCCGGATACCGGACGTACTTCACCACCGCCGCCGATCTGGCCGCCCGCTGCCACCGCGCCGCGATCGAGGGACGCTGGGCCACCACCATGCGCTTCTTCGCCGGCCCGACCCTTCTGGTGATCGATGAACTCGGCTACCTTCCGTTGCCCGCCGAAGCCGCTTCGGCATTGTTTCAGGTTGTCTCCCAACGCTATTTGAAGACCAGCATCGTGATCACCACCAACCGCGGGGTGGGTGCATGGGGTGACATCCTCGGCGACACCACCGTGGCCGCCGCCATGCTCGACCGCCTACTGCACCGCTCCGTGGTCATCAACCTCGACGGCGAGTCCTACCGCCTCCGCGACCACCACGCCGCCGCGGAAACCCTGCGCCGAACCACCACCGGCACCCGCCAACAACTACACTGA
- a CDS encoding helix-turn-helix transcriptional regulator translates to MALLDGHWYSSAELAELLHVDASTIRRWRTSHPPKGPAFVRVSDRVYMYNSNDVEAWLSSRHVDPGEVA, encoded by the coding sequence ATGGCCTTGCTAGACGGGCACTGGTACAGCTCAGCCGAACTTGCCGAGCTGCTCCACGTCGACGCATCCACCATTCGACGCTGGCGTACGTCGCATCCGCCCAAAGGCCCGGCCTTCGTACGCGTTTCGGACCGGGTGTACATGTATAACTCCAACGATGTCGAGGCATGGTTGTCCAGTCGGCACGTTGACCCCGGCGAGGTCGCGTGA
- a CDS encoding tyrosine-type recombinase/integrase translates to MAEELTLPLGVSLSVDIEERPSRAAPFRARVRWIDPITKSRASKSASFATREAAVDWAARMERAAAHGVDPKTATTSLAEYGTTNMELALRGLESKTTDPYLAGWRKRVVPTLGHLPIAMVTNGAVDRAVHAWIADECSRSTVKNSLAVLVRIMEQALRDGIIDRNPARVSGWQRQYKLAEDELDDPRALALPNWTALTTLADALVARSAGRYRGWGDAVIFEACTAARIGEVAGCLVRDINTHEWIWTVRRQTTPSPGGLVDKNTKGKRAREVPLIPAVRELVQRRMDVVASNPDARLFIGPRGGRITTATLRDATSWDAVVTQLGYEKLTRHGLRHTGLTWMADAGVPLHILRKIAGHGALTTTQRYLHPDRQSVINAGDLLERHLWSPSGPQLRVISS, encoded by the coding sequence ATGGCCGAAGAACTGACACTTCCACTTGGTGTTTCGTTATCAGTTGACATCGAGGAGCGCCCCAGCCGAGCTGCTCCCTTCCGCGCTCGGGTCCGGTGGATCGACCCGATCACCAAGAGCCGCGCTTCGAAATCAGCTTCGTTTGCAACGCGTGAAGCCGCGGTCGACTGGGCCGCCCGGATGGAACGCGCCGCGGCGCACGGGGTCGACCCGAAGACGGCCACGACGTCGCTGGCGGAATACGGCACCACGAACATGGAATTGGCGCTGCGTGGGCTTGAGTCCAAGACCACCGATCCCTACCTGGCCGGCTGGCGCAAACGCGTTGTCCCGACGCTTGGGCACCTGCCCATTGCGATGGTCACCAACGGTGCAGTGGATCGAGCTGTGCACGCGTGGATCGCGGACGAATGCAGTCGATCAACTGTCAAGAACAGCCTCGCCGTGCTCGTCCGCATCATGGAACAAGCGCTGCGAGACGGCATCATCGACCGCAATCCGGCTCGAGTCTCCGGTTGGCAGCGCCAATACAAGCTCGCCGAGGACGAACTCGACGATCCACGGGCACTTGCGCTCCCGAACTGGACTGCCCTCACCACCCTCGCCGATGCACTCGTCGCCCGGTCGGCGGGCCGTTATCGGGGTTGGGGTGACGCAGTCATCTTCGAGGCGTGCACCGCCGCCCGCATCGGCGAAGTGGCCGGATGCCTGGTGCGCGACATCAACACCCACGAGTGGATATGGACGGTGCGCCGTCAGACCACCCCATCGCCGGGTGGCTTGGTGGACAAGAACACTAAGGGCAAACGTGCGCGCGAAGTCCCGTTGATCCCGGCTGTCCGCGAACTCGTCCAGCGACGGATGGACGTCGTCGCAAGCAACCCCGATGCGCGACTCTTCATCGGCCCCAGGGGCGGAAGGATCACCACAGCCACGCTGCGCGACGCCACCTCTTGGGATGCCGTGGTCACCCAGCTCGGCTACGAAAAGCTCACGCGCCATGGTTTACGGCATACGGGACTGACGTGGATGGCCGATGCCGGTGTCCCGCTACACATCCTCCGCAAGATCGCCGGTCACGGAGCGCTGACAACGACCCAGCGCTATCTGCACCCCGATCGGCAATCCGTCATCAATGCGGGCGACCTGCTTGAGCGGCACTTGTGGTCCCCAAGTGGTCCCCAACTCCGCGTCATCTCATCCTGA
- a CDS encoding IclR family transcriptional regulator, producing the protein MLRLLQAHPGGLSQAEIGDGLGMARSTVSRILNALDDEGLVASRGVRGRYRLGPEIARMAGSVRVSLVMDVHPYLEELSRELGETVDLSILDGDRATFVDQVVSPHRLRAISAVGESFPLHCCANGKAMLATLPPAERDRALPSRLTAFTANTITTAVALRDEFEQVQSDGVAYDREEQTEGICAVGAVLSGLTEEMVAVSVPVPAQRFYGREAELARALLAWAHRVDAALGKVD; encoded by the coding sequence ATGCTGCGGCTGCTGCAGGCCCACCCCGGGGGGCTCAGCCAGGCCGAGATCGGCGACGGGCTGGGCATGGCGCGCTCCACCGTCAGCCGCATCCTCAACGCGCTGGACGACGAGGGTCTGGTCGCCTCGCGCGGCGTGCGCGGACGGTATCGGCTGGGCCCGGAGATCGCGCGGATGGCTGGCAGCGTGCGCGTCAGCCTGGTGATGGATGTGCACCCGTATCTGGAGGAGTTGTCGCGCGAGCTGGGGGAGACCGTGGACCTGTCCATCCTGGACGGGGACCGCGCAACGTTCGTCGACCAGGTGGTCTCGCCGCATCGGCTGCGCGCGATCAGTGCCGTGGGCGAGTCTTTCCCGTTGCACTGCTGCGCCAACGGGAAAGCCATGCTGGCCACACTGCCGCCCGCGGAGCGGGACCGGGCGCTGCCCAGCCGCCTGACGGCGTTCACCGCCAACACGATCACCACCGCGGTCGCGTTGCGCGACGAATTCGAACAGGTCCAGAGCGACGGGGTCGCCTATGACCGCGAGGAGCAGACCGAGGGCATCTGCGCGGTGGGGGCCGTGCTCAGTGGGCTGACCGAGGAGATGGTGGCGGTCAGCGTGCCGGTCCCCGCGCAGCGGTTCTACGGCCGCGAAGCCGAACTTGCCCGGGCGCTGCTGGCCTGGGCGCACAGGGTGGACGCCGCGTTGGGGAAGGTCGATTAG
- a CDS encoding cyclase family protein, which translates to MSANWPLGEAESRLEFYDLSHPWGHGVPAWPYFEDVKIERLHNMARSRVLTQKITTVMHSGTHIDAPAHVIEGTPFLHEIPLSAFFGTGVVVSIPKGKWGVVTADDLENATPRIRPGDIVIVNTGWHHKYADSAAYYAYSPGFYKEAGEWFAAKGVKAVGTDTQALDHPLATSIGPHGPAEHTGGLLPWAVKEYEQETGRHVLDDFPEWEPCHRAILSKGIYGFENVGGDLDKVTGKRVTFAAFPWRWVGGDGCIVRLVAIVDPTGDYRIETGRAA; encoded by the coding sequence ATGAGCGCGAATTGGCCACTGGGCGAGGCCGAATCGAGGTTGGAGTTCTACGATTTGTCGCACCCGTGGGGGCATGGCGTGCCGGCGTGGCCGTATTTCGAGGACGTCAAGATCGAGCGGCTGCACAACATGGCCAGAAGCCGGGTGCTGACCCAAAAGATCACCACCGTCATGCATTCCGGCACCCACATCGACGCGCCCGCGCACGTGATCGAAGGCACCCCCTTCCTGCACGAGATCCCGCTGAGCGCCTTCTTCGGCACCGGCGTCGTCGTGTCGATCCCCAAGGGCAAGTGGGGCGTCGTCACCGCCGACGACCTGGAGAACGCCACGCCGCGGATCCGGCCCGGCGACATCGTCATCGTCAACACCGGATGGCACCACAAGTACGCCGACAGCGCCGCGTACTACGCCTACTCCCCGGGCTTCTACAAGGAAGCCGGCGAGTGGTTCGCGGCCAAGGGCGTCAAAGCCGTCGGCACCGACACCCAGGCGCTGGATCACCCGCTGGCCACCTCGATCGGGCCGCACGGCCCGGCCGAGCACACCGGCGGTCTATTGCCTTGGGCCGTCAAGGAATACGAGCAGGAGACCGGCCGCCACGTCCTCGACGACTTCCCCGAATGGGAACCATGCCACCGGGCGATCCTGTCGAAGGGCATCTACGGCTTCGAGAACGTGGGCGGCGACCTGGACAAGGTCACCGGCAAGCGCGTCACGTTCGCCGCCTTCCCATGGCGCTGGGTCGGCGGCGACGGGTGCATCGTGCGGCTGGTCGCGATCGTCGACCCGACCGGTGACTACCGCATCGAGACGGGACGGGCGGCGTGA
- a CDS encoding SDR family NAD(P)-dependent oxidoreductase, with protein sequence METATRFSVRDKSIVVTGATGALGGVAARALAEAGARLTLAGGDADGLARLVDDAGIDTAAVVDRRPDTPADAEAIVQAALARHGRLDGVLVASGMNHVAPITEMAVEDFDLVMNANARGAWLVCQAAGRVLLEQRAGGSVVLVSSVRGTLGHPAGYTAYCPSKAATDLLAKSLAAEWGPAGIRVNALAPTVFRSELTEWMYTDDEKGRATREAMFARIPLRRFAEPDDFVGALIYLLSDASAFFTGQVMYLDGGYTAC encoded by the coding sequence GTGGAGACCGCGACGCGGTTCAGCGTGCGAGACAAGTCGATCGTGGTCACCGGTGCAACGGGTGCGCTCGGCGGTGTCGCGGCGCGGGCGCTGGCCGAAGCGGGGGCCCGCCTGACGCTGGCCGGCGGCGACGCGGACGGACTCGCGCGGCTCGTCGACGACGCCGGCATCGACACCGCGGCCGTGGTCGATCGCCGCCCCGACACACCCGCCGACGCCGAGGCCATCGTCCAGGCCGCCCTCGCCCGGCACGGCCGCCTCGACGGAGTCCTGGTCGCCTCGGGCATGAACCACGTCGCGCCCATCACCGAGATGGCCGTCGAGGACTTCGACCTGGTGATGAACGCCAACGCCCGCGGCGCCTGGCTGGTGTGCCAGGCCGCCGGGCGCGTCCTGCTCGAGCAGCGCGCCGGTGGCAGCGTCGTGCTGGTGTCCTCGGTGCGCGGGACGCTAGGGCACCCCGCCGGCTACACCGCCTACTGCCCGTCCAAAGCCGCCACCGACCTGCTGGCCAAGAGCCTGGCGGCCGAATGGGGTCCGGCCGGCATCCGGGTAAACGCCCTCGCGCCAACGGTTTTCCGATCGGAGCTGACCGAATGGATGTACACCGACGATGAGAAAGGGCGCGCCACCCGCGAGGCGATGTTCGCGCGAATCCCGTTGCGCCGCTTCGCCGAACCCGACGACTTCGTTGGCGCCCTGATCTATCTGCTCAGCGACGCGTCGGCCTTCTTCACCGGCCAGGTGATGTACCTCGACGGCGGCTATACGGCGTGCTGA
- the der gene encoding ribosome biogenesis GTPase Der: MTQDGTWSDESDWDSVEFGLDEQEEAGPAPVVAVVGRPNVGKSTLVNRILGRREAVVQDIPGVTRDRVSYDALWTGRRFVVQDTGGWEPDAKGLQQLVAQQASVAMRTADAVILVVDALVGATSADEAAARILLRSGKPVFLAANKVDSDKAEADAAMLWSLGLGEPHTISAMHGRGVADLLDEVLAALPTVSEVGPKPGGPRRVALVGKPNVGKSSLLNKLAGDQRSVVHDVAGTTVDPVDSLIELGDRVWRFVDTAGLRRKVGQASGHEFYASVRTHSAIDAAEVVVVLIDASDPLTEQDQRVLSMVIEAGRALVLAFNKWDLVDEDRRELLEREIDRELVQLRWAPRVNISAKTGRAVQKLVPAMETSLASWDARIATGPLNSWLKEVVAATPPPVRGGKQPRILFATQATARPPTFVLFTTGFLEAGYRRFLERRLRETFGFEGSPIRINVRVREKRGGRRR, from the coding sequence GTGACTCAGGACGGCACGTGGAGTGACGAAAGCGACTGGGACTCCGTCGAATTCGGCCTCGACGAACAGGAGGAGGCCGGCCCGGCACCCGTGGTGGCGGTGGTCGGCCGGCCCAACGTCGGCAAGTCGACGCTGGTGAACCGGATCCTGGGCCGGCGCGAAGCGGTGGTGCAGGACATCCCGGGCGTCACCCGCGACCGGGTGTCCTACGACGCGCTATGGACCGGGCGCCGGTTCGTGGTGCAGGACACCGGGGGATGGGAGCCCGACGCCAAGGGGCTGCAGCAACTGGTGGCCCAGCAGGCTTCGGTGGCCATGCGCACCGCCGACGCGGTGATCCTGGTGGTCGACGCCCTCGTCGGCGCCACCTCGGCCGACGAGGCGGCCGCCCGGATCCTGCTGCGGTCGGGAAAGCCAGTGTTCTTGGCCGCCAACAAGGTTGACAGCGACAAGGCCGAAGCGGACGCGGCGATGTTGTGGTCGCTCGGGCTCGGAGAGCCGCACACGATCAGCGCGATGCACGGTCGCGGGGTGGCCGATCTGCTCGACGAGGTGCTGGCCGCGCTGCCCACGGTGTCCGAGGTGGGCCCCAAACCCGGTGGCCCGCGGCGCGTGGCGCTGGTCGGCAAGCCCAACGTGGGCAAGAGCTCTCTGCTGAACAAGCTGGCCGGTGATCAGCGCTCGGTGGTGCACGACGTCGCCGGGACGACGGTGGACCCGGTGGACTCCCTCATCGAGCTGGGCGACAGGGTATGGCGGTTCGTCGACACCGCGGGGTTGCGGCGCAAGGTCGGCCAGGCCAGCGGCCATGAGTTCTACGCCTCGGTGCGCACGCACTCGGCCATCGACGCGGCCGAGGTGGTGGTCGTGCTGATCGATGCGTCCGACCCGCTGACCGAACAGGATCAACGGGTGCTGTCGATGGTCATCGAGGCCGGCCGGGCGCTCGTGTTGGCCTTCAACAAGTGGGACCTGGTCGACGAGGACCGGCGCGAGTTGCTCGAGCGCGAGATCGACCGCGAGCTGGTGCAGTTGCGGTGGGCGCCGCGCGTCAACATCTCCGCCAAGACCGGCCGCGCCGTGCAAAAGCTGGTGCCGGCCATGGAGACGTCGCTGGCGTCGTGGGATGCGCGCATCGCCACGGGCCCGCTCAACTCTTGGCTGAAAGAGGTGGTGGCGGCCACCCCGCCGCCGGTGCGCGGCGGCAAACAGCCGCGGATCCTGTTCGCCACCCAGGCCACCGCCCGGCCTCCGACATTCGTGCTGTTCACGACCGGCTTTCTCGAGGCCGGGTATCGGCGTTTCCTGGAGCGACGGCTGCGCGAGACCTTCGGCTTCGAGGGGTCTCCGATCCGGATCAACGTGCGGGTGCGCGAAAAGCGGGGCGGCCGGCGGCGCTGA
- the cmk gene encoding (d)CMP kinase, which yields MSEASGVVVAIDGPAGTGKSSVSKGLAKALGARYLDTGGMYRMVTLAVLRAGIDPADARSVADTAQAVRMSVDYHPDGDRYFLDGEDVSAEIRGDEVTAAVSAVSSVAGVRTRLVDLQREMADGMGSVVVEGRDIGTVVLPDAPVKIFLTASAETRARRRNDQNVAAGLADDYDAVLADVRRRDHLDSTRAVSPLRAAPDAVVVDTSEMTEAQVITHLRDLVKQRSGAVR from the coding sequence GTGAGCGAAGCGAGCGGCGTCGTGGTGGCCATCGACGGGCCGGCGGGCACCGGAAAGTCCTCGGTGTCAAAGGGTTTGGCGAAGGCGCTGGGGGCGCGCTATCTGGACACCGGTGGGATGTACCGAATGGTGACGCTGGCGGTCCTGCGCGCCGGTATCGACCCCGCCGATGCGCGGTCGGTCGCGGACACGGCGCAAGCCGTGCGGATGTCGGTCGACTACCACCCCGACGGGGATCGCTATTTCCTTGACGGAGAAGATGTCTCGGCGGAGATCCGTGGCGACGAAGTCACGGCCGCGGTGTCGGCGGTGTCGTCGGTGGCGGGCGTGCGTACCCGGCTCGTCGACTTGCAGCGCGAAATGGCCGACGGCATGGGCAGCGTCGTCGTCGAGGGCCGCGACATCGGCACCGTCGTGTTGCCCGACGCACCGGTCAAGATCTTTCTGACCGCATCGGCCGAAACGCGCGCGCGTCGGCGCAACGATCAGAACGTGGCGGCCGGGCTGGCCGACGACTACGACGCCGTGCTCGCCGACGTCCGCCGCCGCGACCATCTCGACTCCACCCGGGCGGTGTCGCCGCTGCGGGCGGCCCCCGACGCGGTGGTCGTCGACACCAGTGAGATGACCGAGGCGCAGGTGATCACCCACCTGCGGGACTTGGTCAAGCAGCGAAGCGGAGCGGTGCGGTGA
- a CDS encoding pseudouridine synthase encodes MVEAEGIRLQKVLSQAGIASRRAAEKMIIDGRVEVDGQVVTELGTRVDPDASVIRVDGARIVLDDSQVYLALNKPRGVHSTMSDDRGRPCIGDLIERRVRGNKNLFHVGRLDADTEGLILLTNDGELAHRLMHPSHEVPKTYLATVTGSVPRGVGKTLRAGIELEDGPARVDEFAVVDAIPGKTLVRVTLHEGRNRIVRRLLAAAGFPVEALVRTDIGPVSLGKQRPGSFRALGRDEIGQLYKAVGL; translated from the coding sequence ATGGTCGAAGCTGAGGGGATCCGGCTGCAAAAGGTGTTGTCCCAAGCCGGAATAGCGTCGCGGCGGGCCGCCGAGAAGATGATCATCGACGGCCGCGTCGAGGTCGACGGTCAGGTGGTGACCGAATTGGGCACCCGCGTCGATCCGGACGCCTCGGTGATCCGCGTCGACGGCGCACGGATAGTCCTCGATGATTCGCAGGTGTATCTGGCGCTGAACAAGCCGCGCGGCGTGCACTCGACCATGTCGGACGACCGGGGCCGACCGTGTATCGGTGATCTGATCGAACGCCGAGTTCGCGGCAACAAGAACCTGTTTCACGTCGGGCGGTTGGACGCCGACACCGAAGGGCTGATCCTGCTGACCAACGACGGCGAACTCGCGCACCGGCTGATGCATCCGTCCCACGAAGTGCCCAAGACGTATCTGGCCACCGTGACCGGGTCGGTGCCGCGCGGGGTCGGCAAGACGCTGCGCGCCGGCATCGAGCTGGAGGACGGGCCCGCGCGGGTCGACGAGTTCGCGGTGGTGGACGCCATCCCGGGCAAGACGCTGGTGCGGGTGACATTGCACGAGGGCCGTAATCGCATCGTGCGCCGGCTGCTGGCCGCCGCGGGGTTCCCGGTGGAAGCGTTGGTGCGCACCGACATAGGTCCGGTCTCGCTCGGCAAGCAGCGGCCGGGCAGCTTCCGGGCGCTGGGGCGCGACGAGATCGGGCAGCTCTACAAGGCGGTGGGCCTGTGA
- the scpB gene encoding SMC-Scp complex subunit ScpB, with translation MNGAGDDAERGDAEERRFGTAGDDAERGDAEERRFGTAGDDAERGDAEERHLNGAEPGDDVLPHDVDRDVDPGTDLDSDLGTDLDAGIPDIAEAAPMESEELGSVLEALLLVVDTPVTAEALASATQQPVYRIATKLQEMAEELTARDSGIDLRKNSEGWRMYTRARFAPYVEKLLLDGARSKLTRAALETLAVVAYRQPVTRARVSAVRGVNVDAVMRTLLARGLITEAGVDDDSGATAFATTELFLERLGLTSLADLPDIAPLLPDVDTIEDLSESLDSEPRFIKLSGGQAADPALTFDVDQD, from the coding sequence ATGAATGGCGCCGGTGACGACGCAGAGCGTGGCGATGCGGAGGAACGGCGCTTCGGCACCGCCGGTGACGACGCAGAGCGTGGCGATGCGGAGGAACGGCGCTTCGGCACCGCCGGTGACGACGCAGAGCGTGGCGATGCGGAGGAACGGCATCTGAACGGTGCCGAACCGGGCGACGACGTGCTGCCCCACGACGTCGATCGCGACGTCGATCCCGGCACCGATCTGGATTCCGACCTCGGTACCGACCTCGACGCGGGCATTCCGGACATCGCCGAGGCCGCGCCGATGGAGTCCGAGGAACTCGGCTCGGTGCTGGAGGCGCTGCTGCTGGTGGTCGACACCCCGGTGACCGCGGAGGCGCTGGCCTCGGCCACGCAACAGCCGGTGTACCGGATCGCCACCAAGCTGCAGGAGATGGCCGAGGAACTGACCGCCCGCGACAGCGGTATCGACCTGCGGAAGAACAGCGAGGGCTGGCGGATGTACACCCGCGCCCGGTTCGCGCCGTACGTGGAGAAGCTGCTGCTGGACGGGGCGCGGTCCAAGCTCACCCGGGCCGCGCTGGAGACGCTGGCCGTGGTCGCCTACCGCCAGCCCGTGACGCGCGCGCGGGTGAGCGCGGTGCGCGGCGTCAACGTCGACGCCGTGATGCGCACGCTGCTGGCGCGCGGCCTGATCACCGAAGCCGGGGTCGACGACGACAGCGGCGCGACGGCGTTCGCCACCACCGAGCTGTTCCTGGAGCGCCTGGGCCTGACGTCGCTGGCCGACCTGCCGGACATCGCACCGCTGCTGCCCGACGTGGACACCATCGAGGACCTCAGCGAATCCCTGGACAGCGAGCCACGTTTCATCAAACTTTCCGGCGGCCAGGCGGCCGACCCGGCGCTGACGTTCGACGTGGACCAGGATTGA
- a CDS encoding segregation/condensation protein A: protein MNATANGEAPQQNGFQVRLTNFEGPFDLLLQLIFAHRLDVTEVALHQVTDDFIAYTREIGPQLELEETTAFLVVAATLLDLKAARLLPAGQVDDDEDLALLEVRDLLFARLLQYRAFKHVAEMFAELEATALRSYPRAVSLDDRFTELLPEVMIGVDADRFAQIAAIAFSPRPVPTVSVSHLHEVQVSVPEQAKKLLAILQARGSGAWATFSELVADCEASMEVVGRFLALLELYRSRAVAFDQLEPLGVLQISWTGERPVSEALVEVRDES, encoded by the coding sequence GTGAACGCGACCGCAAATGGTGAGGCGCCCCAGCAGAACGGCTTTCAGGTCCGCCTGACCAATTTCGAGGGGCCGTTCGATCTGCTGCTGCAGCTGATCTTCGCCCATCGCCTCGACGTGACCGAGGTGGCGCTGCACCAGGTCACCGACGACTTCATCGCCTACACCCGCGAAATCGGTCCCCAGCTGGAGCTCGAGGAGACCACCGCGTTCCTGGTGGTGGCCGCCACCCTGCTCGACCTGAAGGCCGCGCGGTTGCTGCCGGCCGGGCAGGTCGACGACGACGAGGACCTGGCGCTGCTGGAGGTGCGCGACCTGCTGTTCGCCCGGCTGCTGCAGTACCGCGCGTTCAAGCACGTCGCCGAGATGTTCGCCGAGCTGGAGGCCACCGCACTGCGCAGCTATCCGCGCGCCGTGTCGCTGGATGACCGGTTCACCGAGCTGCTGCCCGAGGTGATGATCGGCGTCGACGCCGATCGCTTCGCTCAGATCGCGGCGATCGCGTTCAGCCCGCGGCCCGTCCCGACGGTGTCGGTGTCGCACCTGCACGAGGTGCAGGTCTCCGTTCCCGAGCAGGCCAAAAAGTTGTTGGCGATCCTGCAGGCCCGGGGTAGCGGCGCGTGGGCGACGTTCTCCGAGCTGGTCGCCGACTGTGAGGCGTCGATGGAGGTGGTCGGGCGGTTCCTGGCGCTGCTCGAACTGTATCGGTCGCGGGCGGTAGCATTCGACCAGTTAGAGCCGCTTGGCGTGCTCCAAATCTCGTGGACCGGCGAACGTCCGGTCAGTGAAGCCTTGGTAGAAGTGCGGGACGAATCATGA
- a CDS encoding ParA family protein: protein MTEQPENGVELGLTGRPPRAIPEPQPRTSHGPAKVVAMCNQKGGVGKTTSTINLGAALAEYGRRVLLVDMDPQGALSAGLGVPHYELEKTIHNVLVEPRVSVDDVLLQTRVKHMDLVPSNIDLSAAEIQLVNEVGREQTLGRALHPVLDRYDYVLIDCQPSLGLLTVNGLACADGVVIPTECEYFSLRGLALLTDTVDKVRDRLNPKLEISGILLTRYDPRTVNSREVMARVVERFGDLVFDTVITRTVRFPETSVAGEPITTWAPRSTGAIAYRALAREFIDRFGA, encoded by the coding sequence ATGACCGAGCAGCCGGAGAACGGCGTCGAGCTCGGCCTGACCGGGCGGCCGCCGCGGGCGATCCCGGAACCGCAGCCGCGCACCTCGCACGGCCCGGCCAAAGTTGTCGCCATGTGCAACCAGAAGGGCGGCGTCGGGAAGACCACGTCCACCATCAACCTGGGTGCCGCGCTCGCCGAATACGGCCGCCGGGTGCTGCTGGTGGACATGGATCCGCAGGGCGCGCTGTCCGCCGGCCTGGGCGTCCCGCATTACGAGCTGGAAAAGACCATTCACAACGTCCTGGTCGAGCCGCGGGTGTCGGTCGACGACGTGCTGCTGCAGACCCGCGTCAAGCACATGGATCTCGTGCCGTCCAATATCGACCTGTCGGCCGCCGAGATCCAGCTCGTCAACGAGGTGGGGCGCGAGCAGACCCTGGGCCGGGCGCTGCACCCCGTGCTCGATCGCTACGACTACGTGCTGATCGACTGCCAGCCGTCGCTGGGCCTGCTCACCGTCAACGGCCTGGCCTGCGCCGACGGCGTGGTGATCCCCACCGAGTGCGAGTACTTCTCGCTGCGCGGCCTGGCGCTGCTCACCGACACCGTCGACAAGGTGCGCGACCGGCTCAACCCGAAGCTCGAGATCAGCGGGATCCTGCTGACCCGGTACGACCCCCGCACGGTCAACTCTCGCGAGGTGATGGCCCGGGTAGTGGAACGATTCGGCGACCTGGTGTTCGACACCGTCATCACCCGGACCGTCCGGTTCCCGGAGACCAGCGTGGCCGGCGAGCCCATCACCACGTGGGCCCCGCGCTCCACCGGGGCCATCGCCTATCGCGCGCTGGCCCGCGAGTTCATCGACCGATTCGGCGCGTGA